One genomic segment of Mycolicibacterium chubuense NBB4 includes these proteins:
- a CDS encoding IS110 family transposase — protein MPADRVVIAVDPHKASWTAAAVDAALQPVDVIRVDASPQGYRRLRRFAQRWSDPGWAIEGAAGLGAPLTQRLHADGIAVTDVPAKLAARVRVLSTGHGRKTDEADAISVGIAALTATRLHTASVDAAITALRALLEHREDLVKTRTQTVNRLHVLLTHLTPSGAARGLTADRAADILRQIRPREPALKTLRSLAADLVAEIRALDRRIAKAAGDIAAAVELSGTTLTELSGIGILNAAKIVARVGTVHRFRSADAFATYTGAAPIAASSGDVTRHRLSRAGDRQLNCCLHTMAITQIARDTPGRDYYRRKRAAGKSHREALRCLKRRLSDVVYRQLIRDAARLGAGPGGHSGATPISSAASSNPAC, from the coding sequence ATGCCCGCCGATCGTGTTGTGATCGCCGTTGATCCACACAAAGCATCATGGACCGCGGCCGCTGTCGACGCCGCGCTACAACCCGTAGACGTCATCCGGGTGGACGCCAGCCCACAGGGTTATCGGCGGCTGCGGCGGTTCGCTCAACGCTGGAGCGACCCTGGCTGGGCTATCGAAGGTGCAGCCGGACTGGGCGCCCCACTGACCCAGCGGCTGCATGCCGACGGCATCGCCGTGACCGACGTGCCCGCCAAACTTGCCGCTCGAGTGCGAGTGCTCTCCACCGGGCATGGCCGCAAGACCGACGAGGCCGACGCGATCTCGGTCGGTATCGCGGCCCTGACTGCCACCCGGCTTCACACAGCGTCGGTTGACGCTGCCATCACCGCCCTGCGCGCCCTACTGGAACACCGCGAGGACCTGGTCAAAACGCGCACCCAAACCGTCAACCGGCTGCACGTACTGCTGACCCACCTCACACCGTCAGGAGCTGCGCGTGGTCTGACGGCTGACCGGGCCGCGGACATCCTGCGCCAGATCCGGCCCCGAGAGCCCGCACTCAAGACGCTGCGCAGCCTGGCCGCTGACCTCGTCGCCGAGATTCGCGCACTGGACCGTCGCATCGCGAAAGCCGCCGGCGACATCGCAGCCGCCGTCGAATTGTCGGGAACCACCCTCACCGAGCTCAGCGGCATCGGGATCCTCAACGCCGCCAAGATCGTGGCCCGCGTCGGCACCGTTCACCGCTTCCGCTCAGCCGACGCGTTCGCCACCTACACCGGTGCTGCACCCATCGCAGCCTCCTCCGGCGATGTCACTCGCCATCGCCTCTCCCGCGCCGGTGACCGTCAGCTCAACTGCTGCCTGCACACGATGGCCATCACCCAGATCGCCCGTGATACCCCTGGGCGGGACTACTACCGACGAAAACGAGCCGCCGGGAAGAGCCACCGAGAAGCGTTGCGCTGCCTCAAACGACGCCTCTCCGACGTGGTTTACCGACAACTGATCCGCGACGCGGCCAGACTTGGGGCAGGCCCGGGAGGACACTCGGGGGCGACTCCAATATCCAGCGCGGCCAGCTCAAACCCCGCATGCTGA
- the rfbB gene encoding dTDP-glucose 4,6-dehydratase has protein sequence MPRLLVTGGAGFIGSNFAHYVINNSDYDVIVVDKLTYAGNRASLADLPEDRLTFVRGDIADARLIDDLVGNVDIVVHYAAESHNDNSLDDPRPFLHTNLVGTFALLEAVRKYGKRLHHISTDEVYGDLAFDDPNRFTEATPYNPSSPYSSTKAGSDLLVRAWVRSFGVAATISNCSNNYGPYQHVEKFIPRQITNVLRGLRPRLYGEGRNVRDWIHADDHSSAVMTIIEKGRIGETYLIGADGEKDNKTVVELILTLMGRPPDAYDHVADRPGHDLRYAIDSTKLRTELGWRPSFSNFEHGLAATIEWYRKNEAWWAPAKGATEAFYARLGQ, from the coding sequence GTGCCGCGGTTGCTGGTTACCGGCGGCGCCGGATTCATCGGCTCTAATTTTGCGCACTACGTCATCAACAACAGCGACTACGACGTTATCGTGGTCGACAAGCTCACCTATGCCGGCAATCGGGCCTCACTGGCCGATCTGCCCGAAGACCGACTCACATTCGTCCGTGGCGACATCGCCGATGCGCGACTGATCGATGACCTGGTGGGCAATGTAGATATAGTTGTGCACTACGCCGCTGAATCGCACAACGACAACTCCCTCGATGACCCGCGACCGTTTCTCCATACCAACCTCGTGGGCACCTTCGCATTACTTGAGGCCGTTCGCAAATACGGCAAGCGTCTTCATCACATCTCTACAGACGAAGTCTATGGAGACCTTGCGTTTGACGACCCAAACCGATTCACCGAGGCCACGCCCTATAACCCGTCATCTCCCTACTCCTCTACCAAAGCGGGAAGCGACCTGCTAGTGCGTGCCTGGGTTCGGTCGTTCGGCGTCGCCGCAACTATCTCCAATTGCTCGAACAACTATGGCCCCTATCAGCACGTCGAGAAATTTATTCCCCGCCAAATCACGAATGTATTGCGTGGGCTCCGTCCCAGACTGTACGGCGAAGGCCGCAATGTTCGCGACTGGATCCACGCCGATGATCACTCCTCGGCCGTAATGACGATCATCGAGAAGGGGCGGATAGGAGAAACGTACTTGATCGGCGCCGACGGCGAGAAGGACAACAAGACAGTGGTCGAGTTGATCCTGACGCTCATGGGCCGGCCTCCTGATGCGTACGACCATGTCGCCGACCGCCCCGGCCATGACTTGCGCTACGCAATCGACTCCACCAAGTTGCGTACAGAGCTTGGGTGGCGGCCGTCGTTCAGCAACTTCGAGCATGGTTTGGCTGCGACCATCGAGTGGTACCGCAAAAACGAAGCGTGGTGGGCACCCGCCAAAGGTGCTACCGAAGCCTTCTATGCACGGCTTGGGCAGTGA
- the rfbA gene encoding glucose-1-phosphate thymidylyltransferase RfbA translates to MRGIILAGGSGTRLHPITLGVSKQLVPVYDKPMVYYPLSTLMLAGIRDILVITTPHDAESFERLLGDGSQFGISLTYAQQPSPDGLAQAFTIGADFIGADNVTLVLGDNLLYGPGLGTQLECFNKITGGAIFAYWVAEPSAYGVIEFDHNGMAVSLEEKPRSPKSNYAVPGLYFYDNDVVAIAQQLRPSARGEYEITDVNRTYLKQGRLQVHVLPRGTAWLDTGTFDQMTDAAEYVRTMERRTGLKIGAPEEIGWRQGFLTDEELRAGAEKLTKSGYGAYLLNLLERGR, encoded by the coding sequence GTGAGGGGGATTATTCTTGCGGGGGGCTCTGGTACGCGGCTGCATCCCATAACGCTTGGGGTTTCCAAACAGCTCGTCCCGGTTTATGACAAGCCGATGGTTTACTATCCGCTGTCAACACTGATGTTGGCGGGCATCCGCGACATCTTGGTAATCACGACGCCACACGACGCGGAAAGCTTCGAGAGGCTACTGGGCGACGGATCCCAATTCGGCATTTCACTCACCTACGCACAACAACCTTCGCCGGACGGGCTTGCTCAAGCGTTCACGATTGGGGCGGATTTCATCGGCGCCGACAACGTCACGCTTGTCCTCGGCGACAATCTCCTATACGGCCCAGGCCTCGGCACACAACTCGAGTGCTTCAACAAGATAACGGGCGGCGCAATCTTCGCATACTGGGTAGCCGAGCCCTCGGCGTATGGCGTGATCGAGTTCGACCACAATGGAATGGCGGTGTCTCTCGAGGAAAAGCCGAGGTCACCGAAAAGTAACTACGCAGTCCCAGGACTCTACTTCTACGATAACGACGTCGTGGCCATCGCTCAGCAACTGCGGCCCAGCGCTCGCGGCGAATACGAGATCACTGATGTGAATAGAACTTACCTCAAGCAGGGACGTCTACAGGTCCACGTCCTTCCCCGTGGTACCGCGTGGCTGGATACGGGGACCTTTGATCAGATGACTGACGCAGCCGAATACGTGCGGACGATGGAACGCCGCACAGGCTTGAAAATCGGCGCGCCCGAGGAAATCGGTTGGCGCCAAGGGTTTCTGACGGATGAGGAACTCCGCGCAGGCGCGGAGAAGCTTACGAAGTCCGGCTATGGTGCGTATTTGCTCAACTTGTTGGAGAGGGGACGCTAG